Genomic window (Pseudostreptobacillus hongkongensis):
TTTAATTCATGCAGTAAATGATAAATTACCATTATTACATCAATATATAGAATTAAGAAAGAAACTTCTTAAGGTTGATGAAATACATATGTATGACTTACATACTAATCTTGTTGATAATGTAGATCTTAAATTTACTTTTGAAGAAGCAAAAGAAATAATTCTTGAAGCAATTTCTGTATTAGGTGAAGAATATGTTGGAATAGTTAAAAGAGCCTTTGATGAAAGATGGATAGATTATGCTGAAAATGAAGGTAAGAGAAGTGGAGCATATTCTAGTGGTAGTTATACAACTAATCCATTTATATTAATAAGTTGGAAAGGAACTATAGATAATTTATTTACTTTAATACATGAATTAGGACATAGTTTACATAGTTATTATACAAGAAACTTCCAACCTGCAGTTTATGGATATTACACAATATTCTTAGCAGAAGTTGCAAGTATAACAAATGAAGTTTTATTAAATAATTATTTAATGAATAAATATAAAGATAATAAAGAGGTTAAAGCTTATCTTTTAAATAATAATTTAGATAGTATAAGAGGAACTTTATTTAGACAAACTCAATTTGCTGAATTTGAATATGAAATGCATAAATCTCTTGAAGAAGGTAAACCTTTAACAGCAGATTATTTAACTAAGTTATATGGTGAAATAAATGAGAAATATTATGGTAAGAGTGTGACTTATGATGATAATATACCTTATGAATGGTCAAGAATACCACACTTCTATTACAACTTCTATGTATATCAATATGCTACAGGAATATCTGCAGCATATGCATTTGCACATAGAATATTAACTATGGGTGAAGAAGCTGTAGAGTTGTATAAAGGATATTTAAAAGCAGGAGCTAGTAAATATCCGTTAGATGTATTAAAAGAAGCTGGTGTTGATATGAGTACAAATGACCCAGTATATTCATGTCTTGCGATATTTGAAGAAAATTTAAAAGAATTTGAAAAATTAATATAATGAAAGGGATTCCGTAAGGAATTCTTTTTATTTAACATCTATTTTTTCTTTATTTTTTACCACTATCGTGATATAATAAAATGATAAAAAATGTAAAAAATGGAGATAAATATGAATTTAGAAAAACTTTATCAACAAACTATATTAGAATATAATCGGAGTGACTTAAAAAAAGAAATAGATGATCCTACAGATGTTGAAAGAGGACATAATCCTAGTTGTGGAGATGATTTAAGTTTAGTTCTTAAGATTGATGGTAATAAGATTGTTGATGCATCATTTTTAGGTAATGGTTGTGCTATATCTACTGCATCATCAGCTATGCTTGTAGAGTTAATAAAAGATAAAGATGTAGATTTTGCTAAAAAGTTAGTTACTGCATTTTTTAAAATGATGAAAAGTGAAAGTTTAACTGAAGATGAAAGAAATATTTTAGGAAATGCTGAAATTTTAGAAATAACAAAAGATATGCCTGCAAGAATAAAGTGTTCTACACTAAGTTGGCATAGCCTTAAAGTAATTTTAGA
Coding sequences:
- the sufU gene encoding Fe-S cluster assembly sulfur transfer protein SufU, with the protein product MNLEKLYQQTILEYNRSDLKKEIDDPTDVERGHNPSCGDDLSLVLKIDGNKIVDASFLGNGCAISTASSAMLVELIKDKDVDFAKKLVTAFFKMMKSESLTEDERNILGNAEILEITKDMPARIKCSTLSWHSLKVILEKY
- the pepF gene encoding oligoendopeptidase F, encoding MSEILKRSQVDPKMTWDLTTIFKNDEAWEKELDLITKDLEQITKYENTMLDSKENIKTVLKFEEELGNRVARIYTYAHLKNDEDTTNSKYQEYNSKAVALYTDFETKTVFVSLSLLELTEEQVKEYFADPELKIFEFFMEKLIKSKEHVLSKKEEEIIANMGHIMQTPSKTFSMLNNADIKFNDVVDSKGEVLPMNHSRYQVYMESNDRVLRENAYNSMYEAYKNLKNTFAATLEGVVLNHMVTAKLKKYTSSRNAALTHNYIDEKVYDALIHAVNDKLPLLHQYIELRKKLLKVDEIHMYDLHTNLVDNVDLKFTFEEAKEIILEAISVLGEEYVGIVKRAFDERWIDYAENEGKRSGAYSSGSYTTNPFILISWKGTIDNLFTLIHELGHSLHSYYTRNFQPAVYGYYTIFLAEVASITNEVLLNNYLMNKYKDNKEVKAYLLNNNLDSIRGTLFRQTQFAEFEYEMHKSLEEGKPLTADYLTKLYGEINEKYYGKSVTYDDNIPYEWSRIPHFYYNFYVYQYATGISAAYAFAHRILTMGEEAVELYKGYLKAGASKYPLDVLKEAGVDMSTNDPVYSCLAIFEENLKEFEKLI